In Micromonospora sp. LH3U1, one genomic interval encodes:
- a CDS encoding ferritin-like domain-containing protein yields the protein MSAAPVAEVDLGDLGFGRGAHLLVQRALAGLPPGGRLAVYGHDPALRVHLPAWCRGRGHRVEWPDRGDRSDLVAVIVRGTADDDRWFGAERAGPALPSALSSRPPARWGLGARGALLEAGGPEARFDLDDRDLVWADVAPHLYAQAAARQWDPQTAVPWDDPFALPADVEAAVVQVMTYLVENEQAALVVPARFVGRIHPHFREVMQLLAVQMADEARHMEVFSRRALLRGAELGTSSAGGRQSLFTLVAESDFALASFLLSVLGEGSFVDLLSFLHQNAPDPVTRRICWLAMQDERRHVVFGMAHLEHQAQLDPLLRDRLRAAIHRRHDALVDTAGLNADVFDALVVLAAGGWRPDDVSAGYDRVQALQHAMDQGRQRRLVRLGFRPDEAAALSALHTRNFM from the coding sequence GTGAGCGCGGCACCGGTTGCCGAGGTCGACCTCGGCGACCTGGGTTTCGGCCGGGGCGCACATCTGCTCGTGCAACGCGCCCTGGCCGGGCTGCCGCCCGGCGGCCGGTTGGCGGTCTACGGCCACGACCCGGCGCTGCGCGTACACCTGCCCGCCTGGTGTCGTGGCCGGGGCCACCGGGTCGAATGGCCGGATCGGGGCGACCGGAGCGACCTCGTGGCGGTGATCGTCCGGGGCACGGCGGATGACGACCGCTGGTTCGGCGCGGAGCGGGCCGGACCCGCCCTCCCATCGGCACTCAGCAGCCGCCCGCCGGCGCGATGGGGGCTCGGTGCCCGGGGCGCGCTGCTCGAAGCCGGCGGTCCCGAGGCACGGTTCGACCTGGACGACCGCGACCTCGTGTGGGCCGATGTCGCTCCCCACCTGTACGCGCAGGCGGCCGCACGGCAGTGGGATCCGCAGACCGCCGTGCCGTGGGACGATCCGTTCGCGCTACCGGCCGATGTCGAGGCCGCAGTGGTTCAGGTGATGACCTACCTCGTCGAGAACGAGCAGGCAGCCCTCGTCGTGCCGGCCCGGTTCGTCGGGCGCATCCACCCGCACTTCCGGGAGGTGATGCAGCTTCTCGCCGTGCAGATGGCCGACGAGGCCCGGCACATGGAGGTGTTCAGCCGGCGGGCGCTGCTGCGGGGTGCCGAGTTGGGCACGTCGTCGGCCGGTGGTCGGCAGTCGCTCTTCACGCTCGTCGCGGAGTCCGACTTCGCACTGGCCTCGTTCCTACTCTCCGTGCTCGGCGAGGGCAGCTTCGTCGACCTGCTCTCGTTCCTGCACCAGAACGCCCCGGACCCGGTGACGCGCCGGATCTGCTGGCTCGCCATGCAGGACGAGCGCCGGCACGTGGTGTTCGGCATGGCGCACCTGGAACATCAGGCCCAGCTCGACCCGCTGCTGCGGGACCGGCTGCGGGCGGCCATCCACCGCCGCCACGACGCGCTCGTCGACACCGCCGGCCTCAACGCGGACGTCTTCGACGCGCTGGTGGTGCTCGCGGCAGGTGGCTGGCGTCCCGACGACGTGTCCGCCGGCTACGACCGGGTGCAGGCTCTGCAACACGCGATGGATCAGGGCCGCCAGCGCCGACTGGTACGGCTGGGCTTCCGGCCCGACGAGGCCGCGGCGCTCTCCGCCCTGCACACCCGCAACTTCATGTGA
- a CDS encoding phosphate/phosphite/phosphonate ABC transporter substrate-binding protein, translated as MPAPSVLMGAVAYDPKVVTIWEGFRAWLRGRGLDFDFVLYSHYERQVEDLVAGRIDAAWNSPLAYLRAERLAAANGTTVHALAMRDTDQDLTSVVVVRADSPVRQPADLAGRVVAVGAIDSPQATMIPLDHLAARGVTVDVRRFDVGVGLHGDHIGGERDAARALMAGEVDAACMIDANHLAFVQEGTLPPDGTRIVAQTTPYDHCNMTVREPESAGVRLFGTLLLGMSYADPQVRPLLDLEGLTAWREGRTTGYDALADAVDAAGFYSPDGRVTASDYRP; from the coding sequence ATGCCGGCGCCATCCGTCCTGATGGGCGCGGTCGCGTACGACCCCAAGGTCGTGACCATCTGGGAGGGCTTCCGCGCCTGGCTGCGTGGGCGGGGCCTGGACTTCGACTTCGTCCTCTACTCACACTACGAACGACAGGTCGAGGACCTCGTCGCCGGGCGGATCGACGCGGCGTGGAACTCTCCCCTGGCCTACTTGCGGGCCGAGCGGCTGGCGGCAGCCAACGGCACGACCGTCCACGCGCTCGCCATGCGCGACACCGACCAGGACCTCACCTCGGTCGTGGTGGTTCGCGCGGACTCGCCAGTACGCCAGCCCGCGGACCTCGCCGGACGGGTGGTCGCCGTCGGGGCGATCGACAGTCCACAGGCGACGATGATTCCGCTGGACCACCTCGCGGCGCGCGGGGTCACTGTCGACGTACGCCGCTTCGACGTGGGTGTCGGCCTGCACGGCGACCACATCGGCGGCGAGCGGGACGCGGCCCGCGCCCTGATGGCCGGGGAGGTCGATGCCGCCTGCATGATCGACGCCAACCACCTGGCGTTCGTCCAGGAGGGCACACTGCCGCCCGACGGCACCCGGATCGTCGCGCAGACCACACCGTACGACCACTGCAACATGACGGTCCGCGAGCCGGAGTCCGCCGGGGTCCGGCTCTTCGGCACGCTGCTGCTCGGCATGTCGTACGCCGATCCGCAGGTGCGTCCGCTGCTCGACCTGGAGGGGCTGACGGCCTGGCGGGAGGGCCGCACCACCGGCTATGACGCCCTCGCCGACGCGGTCGACGCCGCTGGCTTCTACTCCCCCGACGGGCGGGTGACGGCCTCGGACTACCGGCCGTGA
- a CDS encoding acyl-CoA dehydrogenase family protein: MTASVDNAQPNTDVSATLGSVIDDVIRPQAAVVDREGAFPRQGVDALAAAGLLGLASSTEVGGGGHGMRAVADVIERLAAECGSTAMVVLMHYAATAVIEAHGPREVREAIASGGHLTTLAFSEYGSRSHFWSPTGTATATDDGAVRLDARKSWVTSAGEANSYVWSSLPLSHGAGPMTLWLVPADSAGLSVTGDFDGLGLRGNGSRPMTADGLRVPSAAMMAADGAGLDTALGAVLPWFLVLNAAFCLGLADSAVAEAGRHLTRTTLAHTGAALRDAPVTRRDFARLMIRTDALRAFLGDTLTALETGRDDAMLRVLQVKALAGETVAEVTDGAMQLCGGSAFRKELGLERRFRDSRAARVMAPTTDALHDFVGRVATGLPLLDEANR, translated from the coding sequence ATGACGGCCAGTGTCGACAATGCCCAGCCCAACACTGATGTCTCGGCCACCCTCGGCTCGGTGATCGACGACGTGATCCGCCCGCAGGCGGCGGTCGTCGACCGGGAGGGGGCATTCCCCCGTCAGGGTGTCGACGCCCTCGCCGCGGCCGGCCTGCTCGGCCTGGCCTCCTCGACCGAGGTCGGTGGCGGCGGCCACGGCATGCGGGCGGTCGCCGACGTCATCGAGCGTCTGGCCGCCGAGTGTGGCTCCACGGCGATGGTGGTGCTCATGCACTACGCGGCGACCGCCGTGATCGAGGCGCACGGCCCGCGCGAGGTGCGCGAGGCCATCGCCAGCGGCGGTCATCTCACCACCCTGGCGTTCTCCGAGTACGGCTCGCGCAGCCATTTCTGGTCGCCGACCGGCACCGCGACGGCCACCGACGACGGCGCCGTCCGCCTCGACGCCCGCAAGAGCTGGGTCACCTCGGCCGGCGAGGCCAACAGTTACGTCTGGTCGAGCCTCCCGCTGTCGCACGGCGCCGGTCCGATGACGCTGTGGCTCGTGCCGGCTGACAGCGCCGGCCTGAGCGTGACCGGTGACTTCGACGGTCTCGGCCTGCGCGGAAACGGCTCCCGGCCGATGACCGCCGATGGGCTCCGGGTCCCGTCGGCCGCGATGATGGCGGCCGACGGCGCCGGGCTCGACACCGCGCTGGGCGCGGTCCTCCCCTGGTTCCTGGTGCTCAATGCCGCGTTCTGTCTGGGTCTCGCCGACAGCGCGGTTGCCGAGGCCGGCCGGCACCTCACCAGAACGACGCTCGCGCACACCGGCGCGGCCCTTCGCGACGCGCCCGTCACCCGGCGCGACTTCGCCCGACTGATGATCCGCACCGACGCTCTGCGCGCCTTCCTGGGCGACACCCTCACGGCGCTGGAGACCGGCCGCGATGACGCGATGCTACGGGTGCTACAGGTCAAGGCACTCGCCGGCGAGACCGTCGCCGAGGTGACCGATGGCGCCATGCAGCTCTGCGGCGGCAGCGCCTTCCGCAAGGAGCTGGGCCTGGAGCGGCGTTTCCGTGACTCGCGCGCAGCCCGGGTGATGGCGCCGACCACCGACGCGCTGCACGACTTCGTCGGTCGCGTCGCCACCGGGCTGCCGCTGCTCGACGAGGCCAACCGCTGA
- a CDS encoding ion transporter, which yields MSGAPAPAQRGAPAPPAHHRPSWSDRCAQLARSRPFEIVIVVVILANGVALGLETYDDLIPAGTALHWLELVFRAVFVVEIGVRLAAYGKRPQDFFRQSWNVFDFVVIAAIFIPGLHGDPALLRVVRVARMVRLVRFSPGLRTIVSALWRSLPGVGGFLALAIVTLYVYGMAGWLIFGSRYPEQYGDIGRSLLTLFVLLSLETLPDLIEQGMAISPWTLLYYVSYVVITVNLLLNILIAVIVNSMEEARRLEMTERLAPGYDEDGDGVPDEVDRIALTQRLDDLRAVIAELERELRIDRDDGHGRPHRDGARTRR from the coding sequence GTGAGTGGTGCACCCGCGCCCGCCCAACGAGGTGCGCCAGCCCCGCCCGCCCACCACCGGCCCAGTTGGTCTGACCGCTGCGCCCAGCTCGCCCGGTCGCGCCCCTTCGAGATCGTCATCGTCGTGGTCATCCTCGCCAACGGGGTCGCCCTCGGCCTGGAGACGTACGACGATCTGATCCCGGCGGGCACGGCACTGCACTGGCTGGAGTTGGTCTTCCGGGCCGTCTTCGTCGTCGAGATCGGCGTCCGGTTGGCGGCCTACGGCAAGCGTCCGCAGGACTTCTTCCGGCAGAGCTGGAACGTCTTCGACTTCGTGGTGATCGCGGCGATCTTCATACCGGGCCTGCACGGGGATCCCGCACTGCTCCGCGTCGTGCGGGTCGCCCGCATGGTCCGGTTGGTGCGGTTCTCGCCGGGCCTGCGGACCATCGTCTCCGCGCTGTGGCGGAGCCTGCCGGGTGTCGGCGGCTTTCTCGCCCTCGCCATCGTGACGCTCTACGTGTACGGCATGGCCGGCTGGCTGATCTTCGGCAGCAGATATCCGGAACAGTACGGCGACATCGGCCGATCCCTGCTGACGTTGTTCGTGCTGCTGTCGCTGGAGACGCTGCCGGACCTCATCGAGCAGGGCATGGCGATCTCGCCGTGGACGCTGCTCTACTACGTCAGCTACGTGGTCATCACCGTCAACCTGCTGCTCAACATCCTCATCGCGGTCATCGTCAACTCGATGGAGGAGGCTCGCCGGTTGGAGATGACCGAGCGGCTCGCCCCCGGGTACGACGAGGACGGCGACGGCGTACCGGACGAGGTCGACCGCATCGCACTCACCCAACGGCTGGACGACCTGCGGGCCGTCATCGCCGAGTTGGAGCGGGAGCTACGCATCGACCGGGACGACGGGCACGGACGGCCCCACCGGGACGGCGCCCGCACCAGACGGTGA
- a CDS encoding TetR/AcrR family transcriptional regulator has protein sequence MSDAPTRAGDGDPARQPIWSRPERGSRGPAPGHSRDAIVMAAIALADTEGLAAVSMRAVAGVLGTGAGSLYRYLSSRDDLLDLMTDRVVGELRPYPQAEGDWLDAMVLLARRQLALHRAHPWLLDVIHRTSGIGPESLAWFDNCIRILEPVRCAVSAKFEAIAMTTGVVSLFARREVTSGAFSFAGVDLAAYPHLVAAFSQPSAPAPRADLFERTLRSLLTGLLLAGQPEAG, from the coding sequence GTGAGCGACGCACCCACGAGGGCCGGCGACGGCGACCCCGCTCGGCAGCCGATCTGGAGCAGGCCCGAACGTGGCAGCCGGGGCCCCGCTCCGGGGCACAGTCGCGACGCCATAGTCATGGCCGCCATCGCCCTGGCGGACACCGAAGGGCTCGCCGCGGTGTCGATGCGCGCCGTCGCCGGCGTGCTCGGCACCGGCGCCGGATCCCTCTACCGGTACCTGTCGTCCCGGGACGATCTGCTGGACCTGATGACCGACCGCGTCGTGGGGGAGTTGCGACCGTACCCGCAGGCGGAGGGCGACTGGTTGGACGCGATGGTGCTGTTGGCCCGCCGGCAGTTGGCGCTGCACCGCGCCCATCCTTGGCTGCTCGACGTGATTCACCGGACGTCCGGCATCGGCCCTGAGAGCCTGGCCTGGTTCGACAACTGCATCCGGATCCTGGAACCCGTGCGCTGCGCTGTCTCCGCAAAGTTCGAGGCGATCGCGATGACGACCGGTGTGGTGAGCCTCTTCGCCCGCCGCGAGGTCACCTCCGGGGCGTTCAGCTTCGCCGGGGTCGACCTCGCGGCGTACCCGCACCTGGTCGCGGCGTTCAGCCAGCCCTCCGCACCGGCGCCCCGGGCGGATCTCTTCGAGCGGACCCTGCGCAGTCTGCTGACCGGTCTGCTGCTCGCCGGGCAGCCCGAGGCGGGCTGA
- a CDS encoding SDR family oxidoreductase, which yields MPTYAVTGATGRLGRLVIEQLLDTGLPAAEIAAIVRNPEKAADLAARGVEIRKANYDDPSTLPGAVAGVRRLLLISGDTPGQRVAQHTAVIDAAKLAGVERLIYTSILNADTTTNPLAPEHKATEEILAASGLTHTVLRNSWYTENYTDQLPQYLQSGTILGATGGSKVSAATRADYAAAAVAALTREEDGNAVYELGGTAFTFDELADAVTEVTSSTVVHQDLSAAALASALENVGLDAGTAGFVAALDHSIAIGELVTDSDDLSRLIGRPSTPLRDAIRAAQA from the coding sequence ATGCCCACCTATGCCGTCACCGGCGCCACCGGCCGGCTGGGCCGCCTGGTGATCGAGCAGCTGCTCGACACCGGCCTACCCGCCGCCGAGATCGCCGCCATCGTCCGCAACCCGGAGAAGGCCGCCGACCTGGCCGCGCGCGGGGTCGAGATTCGCAAGGCCAACTACGACGATCCGTCGACGCTGCCCGGCGCCGTGGCCGGCGTACGCCGCCTGCTGCTCATCTCCGGCGACACTCCCGGTCAGCGCGTCGCCCAGCACACCGCAGTCATCGACGCGGCCAAGCTCGCCGGGGTCGAGCGCCTGATCTACACCAGCATCCTGAACGCCGACACCACCACGAATCCCCTCGCGCCGGAGCACAAGGCCACCGAGGAGATCCTCGCCGCGTCCGGTCTGACCCACACCGTGCTGCGCAACAGCTGGTACACCGAGAACTACACCGACCAGCTGCCGCAGTACCTGCAGTCCGGCACGATTCTCGGCGCCACCGGGGGCAGCAAGGTCTCCGCCGCCACGCGGGCCGACTACGCGGCCGCGGCTGTCGCGGCGCTGACCCGCGAGGAGGACGGCAACGCCGTCTACGAGCTGGGCGGCACCGCGTTCACCTTCGACGAGCTGGCCGACGCCGTCACCGAGGTCACCAGCTCCACGGTCGTCCACCAGGACCTGTCGGCCGCCGCGCTGGCCTCGGCCCTGGAGAACGTCGGCCTCGACGCGGGCACCGCCGGGTTCGTCGCCGCGCTCGACCACTCGATCGCCATCGGCGAGCTGGTGACCGACAGCGACGACCTCAGCCGGCTCATCGGCCGGCCGAGCACCCCGCTGCGCGACGCCATCCGGGCCGCGCAGGCCTGA
- a CDS encoding winged helix-turn-helix transcriptional regulator → MPAQDPAGPTQELVSDVFARGCTSRAAFEGVTSKWASLALLALGEDRYRFNALRRRIDGVSERMLSQTLQTLERDGMLTREVLTAIPPRVEYSLTPLGARVAEHLRGLADLLEASVPELQTARDTHERDRA, encoded by the coding sequence ATGCCGGCCCAGGACCCGGCGGGGCCTACCCAGGAACTCGTCAGCGATGTCTTCGCGCGGGGCTGCACCTCACGTGCCGCCTTCGAGGGCGTCACCTCGAAGTGGGCCTCGCTGGCTCTGCTGGCGCTCGGCGAGGATCGCTACCGGTTCAACGCGCTGCGTCGCCGCATCGACGGGGTCAGCGAGCGAATGCTCTCCCAGACCCTGCAGACCCTCGAACGCGACGGCATGCTCACCCGCGAGGTGCTCACCGCGATCCCACCGCGCGTCGAATACTCGCTGACCCCCCTCGGCGCCCGGGTCGCCGAGCACCTTCGGGGCCTCGCCGACCTGCTGGAGGCCTCGGTGCCCGAGTTGCAGACCGCCCGCGACACCCACGAGCGCGACCGGGCCTAG
- a CDS encoding DMT family transporter has product MRDNSSATASNTVTANRTVGLALGALGVLGFSLSLPATRIVVQQLDPWFVAFGRAVGAGLLAWAYLRLTGAPRPTRGQWRRLPIVALGVIVGFPLFTSLALLTQTSAHGAVVIAALPAMTAVFAVLRAGERPPPLFWVASIGGLLAVLAFLAASGAVRGTLTLPDLFLLAAVVLCGLGYAEGGALARELGGARTICWALLLSLPATVAVTVVAALASPPRADAVAWSAFGYLTVVSMFLGFFAWYAGLARGGIAQVGQVQLAQPVLTLGWSALLLGEAVTSTSIAAALVVLGCVVLTQRTRQSPRTAVARHEAGAGAS; this is encoded by the coding sequence ATGAGAGACAACAGTAGCGCTACTGCCTCGAATACGGTAACAGCGAATCGGACGGTCGGGCTCGCCCTCGGTGCCCTGGGCGTCCTCGGCTTCAGCCTGTCGCTTCCGGCCACCCGCATCGTCGTGCAGCAGCTCGACCCGTGGTTCGTCGCCTTCGGCAGGGCCGTCGGCGCGGGGCTGTTGGCATGGGCGTACCTGCGTCTCACCGGCGCACCACGGCCCACCCGCGGACAGTGGCGTCGGCTGCCGATCGTCGCCCTCGGCGTCATCGTCGGCTTTCCCTTGTTCACCTCGCTGGCGCTTCTCACCCAGACCTCCGCGCACGGCGCGGTCGTCATCGCCGCGCTGCCCGCGATGACCGCCGTCTTCGCGGTACTGCGGGCCGGCGAACGCCCGCCGCCGTTGTTCTGGGTCGCGAGCATCGGCGGACTGCTGGCGGTGCTCGCCTTCCTCGCCGCCAGCGGCGCGGTACGCGGGACCCTCACCCTGCCAGACCTGTTCCTGCTCGCGGCGGTCGTGCTCTGCGGCCTGGGCTACGCCGAGGGCGGCGCACTCGCCCGCGAGTTGGGCGGTGCTCGGACGATCTGCTGGGCGTTGCTGCTCTCGCTGCCCGCCACCGTTGCCGTCACGGTCGTCGCCGCTCTCGCCAGTCCGCCGCGTGCCGACGCTGTCGCCTGGTCGGCGTTCGGCTATCTCACCGTGGTCTCGATGTTCCTGGGATTCTTCGCCTGGTACGCGGGCCTGGCCCGGGGCGGCATCGCGCAGGTGGGCCAGGTCCAGCTCGCACAGCCAGTGCTGACCCTGGGGTGGTCGGCGCTGCTGCTCGGCGAGGCGGTCACCTCCACCTCGATCGCGGCGGCGCTGGTGGTGCTGGGGTGCGTCGTGCTGACCCAGCGCACCCGCCAGAGCCCGCGGACGGCCGTGGCGCGGCACGAGGCCGGCGCGGGTGCGTCCTAG
- a CDS encoding aminotransferase-like domain-containing protein, translated as MENGNAAERVIQDLRGLVAAAGPGTRLPSVRELTARHQASPVTVAEAIRQLVAQGLIEARPGRGTFVAAPPDERGVPDLSWQTVALGPRRSGQDEMRALLALTPAGAIPLSGGYLDADLQPAAALGAALARAARQPASWQRGPVEGRADLRAWFAREAGAGLHAEDMVICPGGQAALSSALRALTAPGDALLVESPTYLGALAAARAAGLRVVPVPADADGVRPDQLAAAFARTGARLFYCQPLHANPHGATLADHRRAQVAEAVRDAGAFLLEDDYARDLTIDGQAPPPLASDDPDGHVIYLRSLSKSTAPGLRVAAIGARGPAGARLRAARLLDDFFVAGPLQQAAIEFLTSPVWLRHRRALSTALRTRREALLTALRRHLPGLAPQSIPRGGMHLWVRLADDADDVALAAAAAAEGVIVFPGRPWYAAEPPAPHLRLTYAAAAPELMDEAVRRLARALR; from the coding sequence ATGGAAAACGGTAACGCAGCCGAACGCGTTATCCAAGATCTACGCGGCCTCGTCGCCGCCGCCGGTCCCGGCACCCGGCTGCCCTCCGTCCGTGAGCTGACCGCCCGGCATCAGGCCTCGCCGGTCACCGTCGCCGAGGCGATCCGTCAGTTGGTGGCCCAGGGGCTGATCGAGGCGCGACCAGGCCGAGGCACCTTCGTGGCCGCTCCGCCCGACGAGCGGGGCGTACCCGATCTGTCCTGGCAGACCGTCGCGCTCGGACCTCGCCGGTCCGGTCAGGACGAGATGCGGGCACTGTTGGCGCTGACGCCGGCGGGAGCGATCCCGCTGTCCGGTGGCTACCTCGACGCGGATCTGCAGCCTGCCGCCGCGCTCGGCGCCGCCCTCGCCCGAGCCGCCCGCCAACCCGCGAGCTGGCAGCGTGGACCGGTCGAGGGCCGTGCGGATCTGCGCGCCTGGTTCGCCCGTGAGGCCGGGGCAGGGCTGCACGCCGAGGACATGGTGATCTGTCCCGGCGGGCAGGCCGCGCTGTCGTCCGCGTTGCGGGCGCTCACCGCGCCCGGCGACGCCCTCCTCGTCGAGTCGCCGACCTACCTGGGCGCGTTGGCCGCGGCGCGGGCGGCGGGACTGCGGGTGGTGCCCGTGCCGGCCGACGCCGACGGGGTACGACCCGACCAACTCGCCGCCGCGTTCGCCCGCACCGGCGCCCGGCTCTTCTACTGTCAGCCGCTGCACGCCAACCCGCACGGCGCGACGCTGGCGGATCACCGCCGGGCGCAGGTGGCCGAGGCCGTACGCGACGCCGGCGCGTTCCTGCTCGAGGACGACTACGCCCGCGACCTCACCATCGATGGCCAGGCCCCGCCACCACTGGCCAGCGATGATCCCGACGGGCACGTCATCTACCTGCGCTCGCTGAGCAAATCGACCGCGCCCGGGCTGCGCGTCGCCGCCATCGGTGCCCGTGGCCCGGCCGGGGCGCGACTGCGCGCCGCCCGGCTGCTCGACGACTTCTTCGTCGCCGGTCCACTGCAACAGGCGGCGATCGAGTTCCTCACCTCTCCGGTGTGGTTGCGACATCGCCGGGCCTTGAGCACCGCGCTCCGGACCCGCCGCGAGGCGCTGCTGACCGCGCTGCGCCGTCACCTGCCAGGCCTTGCCCCACAGTCGATTCCGCGCGGTGGCATGCACCTCTGGGTCCGCCTTGCCGACGACGCCGACGACGTGGCACTGGCCGCCGCCGCGGCCGCCGAAGGCGTCATCGTCTTTCCCGGCCGCCCCTGGTACGCCGCCGAGCCCCCGGCCCCGCACCTGCGCCTCACCTACGCCGCCGCCGCACCCGAACTCATGGACGAGGCCGTCCGACGCCTCGCCCGCGCCCTCCGATGA
- a CDS encoding helix-turn-helix transcriptional regulator — MTSSPVQTHQFDSRDPVAIHTFLSTTYDPKLRIHSRNGYRLTHHRVDTGPFAIATTRQTGQLDIGASTLGGLVIGRTRTARVDRACDGSADRFGPGDVFLVTRPEEPCSVRWHPGEVELCVLDLSVLAQVATTTPARRPGRIRFTHLGPADAVLARQWRDTTSFISDVVLNNPRASAQPLVIGNAARMLAAAALTVFPNTAFTEPTAVDRRHASTATLRRAITFVEEHADRDISAVDIAGAAGVSLRAVQLAFRRHLGITPMAYLRRIRLARAHHDLVRADPGQETVSAIASRWGFASHSRFTARYHASYGVPPRETLHA; from the coding sequence ATGACGTCATCACCAGTGCAGACCCACCAGTTCGACAGCCGTGACCCGGTGGCCATCCACACGTTCCTGTCCACGACGTACGACCCGAAACTGCGCATCCACAGCAGGAACGGCTACCGACTCACTCATCACCGCGTCGACACGGGCCCCTTTGCCATCGCGACCACCCGCCAGACCGGGCAACTCGACATCGGCGCCAGCACCCTCGGTGGGCTGGTCATCGGCCGCACCCGCACCGCCCGCGTCGATCGCGCCTGCGACGGATCGGCCGACCGGTTCGGCCCCGGCGACGTCTTCCTCGTCACCAGGCCGGAGGAGCCGTGCAGCGTACGCTGGCATCCCGGCGAGGTGGAGCTCTGCGTGCTGGACCTCTCGGTTCTGGCGCAGGTGGCCACCACCACGCCGGCCCGGCGGCCCGGTCGGATCCGATTCACCCACCTGGGCCCCGCCGATGCGGTCCTCGCCCGGCAGTGGCGTGACACCACCAGCTTCATCAGCGATGTCGTGTTGAACAACCCGAGGGCCAGCGCGCAACCGCTGGTGATCGGCAACGCCGCGCGGATGCTCGCCGCGGCGGCGCTCACGGTCTTTCCCAACACCGCCTTCACCGAACCGACCGCCGTGGACCGCCGCCACGCCAGCACCGCCACGTTGCGGCGGGCGATCACCTTCGTGGAGGAACACGCTGACCGGGACATCAGCGCGGTCGACATCGCCGGTGCCGCCGGCGTCTCCCTACGGGCCGTGCAACTCGCCTTCCGGCGTCACCTCGGCATCACCCCGATGGCGTACCTGCGTCGGATCCGGCTCGCCCGGGCACACCACGACCTGGTGCGGGCCGACCCCGGCCAGGAGACCGTGTCGGCGATCGCGAGTCGGTGGGGGTTCGCGAGCCACAGCAGGTTCACCGCCCGCTACCACGCCAGCTACGGCGTGCCGCCGCGCGAGACGCTGCACGCCTGA